One window from the genome of Bacillus tianshenii encodes:
- a CDS encoding ABC transporter substrate-binding protein has translation MMKKRLGMLFSAIVLLFGLTACGNAGNEASGSEGAENGKGSGTKDIAVIVKATDSGFWQTVLQGAEAAGEELGDEVNVITDGPPSEADIAKQVSILENVITRQPDGIVMASTSSDASVPGIEKAMSQDIPVVLLDNRVNTENYVSFLATDNKKGGALAAEKLVENLEEQGKELKGKVAVISAMAGVQVLTDRDKGFIEKLNELAPNIEVLETRYVNNDITQALGAAQDILTSNPDLLGFFADNNHTGIGVARAINEQGLEDKVPVISYDADEEQINSLKSGAIDVLIVQDPYGMGYKGVMSVVDTLEGKEVKKEVDTGVTAVSMENFEEEKVQQLLFPDKR, from the coding sequence ATGATGAAAAAACGCTTAGGAATGCTTTTTAGCGCTATTGTCTTGTTGTTTGGCCTTACAGCTTGTGGAAATGCAGGTAATGAAGCTTCAGGAAGTGAAGGAGCGGAGAACGGAAAGGGAAGTGGAACAAAAGATATTGCAGTTATCGTGAAAGCGACAGATTCTGGATTCTGGCAAACTGTGTTACAAGGGGCAGAAGCTGCGGGTGAAGAGCTTGGCGATGAAGTAAATGTTATAACAGATGGGCCTCCATCTGAAGCAGATATCGCAAAGCAAGTCTCCATTTTAGAAAATGTTATTACACGTCAACCAGATGGCATTGTAATGGCTTCAACAAGCTCTGATGCAAGTGTACCAGGTATTGAAAAAGCAATGAGCCAAGACATTCCAGTCGTTTTGCTTGATAATCGTGTGAACACTGAGAACTATGTAAGCTTTCTAGCAACAGACAACAAAAAAGGCGGTGCTCTGGCAGCTGAAAAACTGGTAGAGAACTTAGAGGAACAAGGGAAAGAACTGAAAGGTAAGGTAGCGGTTATTAGTGCGATGGCAGGTGTACAAGTCTTAACTGACCGTGATAAAGGCTTTATTGAGAAATTAAATGAACTCGCACCTAATATTGAAGTGCTTGAAACACGCTATGTAAATAACGACATTACCCAAGCATTAGGTGCAGCACAAGATATCTTAACGAGTAACCCGGATTTACTAGGTTTCTTTGCAGATAATAATCATACCGGAATAGGGGTTGCACGCGCAATTAATGAACAAGGGTTAGAGGATAAAGTACCTGTCATTTCTTATGATGCAGATGAAGAGCAAATTAATTCTTTGAAGTCAGGTGCAATTGATGTGTTGATTGTCCAGGATCCATACGGAATGGGTTACAAAGGTGTTATGAGCGTGGTTGATACGCTCGAAGGAAAAGAAGTTAAGAAGGAAGTTGACACAGGCGTAACAGCAGTATCAATGGAAAACTTTGAAGAAGAAAAAGTTCAACAGCTTTTATTCCCAGATAAACGATAA
- a CDS encoding sugar ABC transporter ATP-binding protein: MQKPLVQMKSIVKKFKGTVALKGIDMDIMPGEIHALLGENGAGKSTLIKILTGAYTPEEGEIVVKDKAYNAIPIKELEDLGIAVVYQDLKMAPGVSIMENILMGKMPKHFGLLVNKRKAIRLTQDALVKAGIPEVDPAEKLGNLKMAEQEIVAIAKALSKNANLLILDEPTALLAEDDVQKLFKILKELVARGVSIIYISHRLEEIFQVCDRVTVLRDGSKIWTKPIAEIENEALIEAIAGKMESKEEVYYPAEIKDDLLKVHSLSNEPHYENISFAIKQGEVVGLFGLVGAGKSELLKGVFGAMPPKSGDIYINGKEFKPKNPRDSIRKKIGFVAEDRNTEGFLPRIPIYQNANIASYKNAAKFGFTYPNIEKKRALEIMKDFNVKYSNLEQDIDDLSGGNQQKIVVAKWKGTDIEVLLLDEPTAGIDVGARRDIFKVSRQLADEGKCVIYCSSYLPELLEVCDRILVMSEGAITGEFTRTTGFVEKEIMTAAYA; encoded by the coding sequence ATGCAGAAGCCTTTAGTCCAAATGAAAAGCATTGTGAAGAAGTTCAAGGGGACTGTAGCCCTTAAAGGAATTGACATGGATATTATGCCCGGAGAAATTCATGCTTTATTAGGAGAGAACGGAGCGGGGAAAAGTACGTTGATTAAGATTCTTACAGGAGCTTACACCCCTGAAGAAGGAGAAATTGTTGTTAAGGATAAGGCCTATAATGCTATTCCGATTAAAGAGCTTGAGGACTTAGGAATCGCAGTCGTTTATCAAGATTTAAAGATGGCACCGGGTGTTTCCATTATGGAGAACATTTTAATGGGAAAGATGCCAAAGCACTTTGGACTCCTTGTGAACAAAAGAAAGGCAATACGTCTAACGCAAGATGCTCTTGTAAAAGCAGGAATTCCTGAAGTAGACCCGGCAGAAAAGCTTGGGAACTTAAAAATGGCAGAGCAAGAAATTGTCGCAATTGCCAAAGCGCTATCGAAAAATGCTAACTTATTAATCTTAGATGAACCAACGGCTTTATTGGCAGAGGATGATGTCCAAAAGCTGTTCAAAATCTTAAAAGAACTTGTTGCACGTGGTGTGTCAATTATTTATATTTCACATCGACTTGAAGAAATCTTTCAAGTTTGTGACCGTGTTACGGTTCTTCGTGACGGTAGCAAAATTTGGACAAAGCCAATCGCTGAAATTGAGAATGAAGCTTTAATAGAAGCAATTGCTGGAAAGATGGAAAGTAAAGAAGAAGTCTATTATCCGGCAGAAATAAAAGATGATCTTCTTAAGGTGCATTCCTTATCAAATGAACCTCACTACGAAAATATCTCATTTGCAATTAAGCAGGGTGAAGTTGTCGGGCTGTTTGGTCTTGTGGGCGCAGGAAAGAGTGAATTATTAAAAGGCGTTTTTGGAGCAATGCCTCCAAAGTCAGGAGATATTTATATCAATGGCAAAGAATTCAAGCCGAAAAACCCACGCGATTCAATAAGAAAAAAGATAGGCTTTGTAGCAGAAGACCGAAATACAGAAGGATTCCTTCCTCGCATACCTATTTACCAAAATGCGAATATTGCTTCCTACAAAAATGCTGCAAAATTTGGATTTACTTACCCTAATATAGAGAAAAAAAGAGCGTTAGAAATTATGAAAGATTTTAATGTGAAATATAGCAATTTAGAGCAAGATATCGATGATTTGAGCGGTGGAAATCAACAAAAAATTGTCGTTGCAAAATGGAAAGGAACAGATATCGAAGTATTATTGCTGGATGAGCCGACCGCTGGAATTGATGTCGGCGCACGACGTGATATCTTCAAGGTTTCCCGTCAGCTTGCAGACGAAGGAAAATGTGTTATTTATTGTTCTTCATACTTACCTGAGTTGCTCGAAGTTTGTGATCGGATTTTGGTAATGAGCGAAGGGGCAATTACCGGTGAGTTTACTCGTACAACTGGTTTTGTAGAGAAAGAGATTATGACAGCAGCCTACGCTTAA
- a CDS encoding ABC transporter permease, with product MLKKLAIEKPSSSDGAKKINFDMKLLFKLSLPLILLLMWLVITFLEPRFMSFNNMANLGRQTAIIAIVAIGQTFVIITRGIDLSVGSTLGLSCVVSALLLVSGVSILATVVLVTLLGMMIGLLNGVLVYDMKITPFIATLGTMTMVRGATLMSSEGRIIAGVPSEFTSISNSTVFGIPYMIFILFLVGVIFMVVLRFTIFGRNLFAIGSSDEAARLSGVSVRRTTYGAYMISGALSGVAGILMTSRLASGVPTAGQMYELDAIASAVIGGASLFGAQGSVIGTVIGSLIMSSLRNAGNLLGIEPFWLQIAIGALLVIVVFFDQLQKNRG from the coding sequence ATGTTAAAGAAACTGGCGATTGAAAAGCCGAGTTCATCAGATGGTGCTAAGAAAATCAACTTTGATATGAAACTTTTATTTAAATTATCTTTACCTTTAATTCTTTTATTAATGTGGCTGGTTATTACATTTTTGGAGCCGAGGTTTATGTCATTTAATAATATGGCGAACTTGGGCCGTCAAACTGCGATTATTGCAATTGTAGCGATCGGACAAACCTTTGTCATTATAACGCGTGGGATTGACTTATCCGTTGGTTCGACATTAGGTCTTTCATGTGTAGTATCAGCTCTTTTACTTGTATCGGGCGTCTCTATTCTAGCGACAGTTGTCTTAGTTACGCTCTTAGGTATGATGATCGGACTTTTGAATGGGGTACTTGTGTATGATATGAAGATTACGCCATTTATTGCGACGTTAGGTACGATGACGATGGTGCGCGGGGCCACGCTTATGAGCAGTGAAGGACGAATTATTGCTGGTGTACCGAGTGAATTTACAAGCATCTCTAATTCAACAGTATTCGGGATTCCGTATATGATTTTTATTCTTTTTTTAGTCGGAGTTATTTTCATGGTCGTCCTTCGTTTTACAATCTTTGGTCGTAATTTATTTGCAATTGGCAGTAGTGATGAAGCTGCTCGCCTTTCAGGTGTCAGTGTAAGAAGAACAACCTATGGCGCGTATATGATTTCAGGCGCACTATCAGGTGTGGCAGGAATTCTAATGACATCAAGACTTGCAAGTGGTGTTCCAACTGCCGGTCAAATGTATGAACTTGATGCAATTGCTTCAGCTGTTATTGGTGGGGCAAGTTTATTTGGGGCACAAGGCAGCGTTATTGGTACAGTTATCGGTTCGCTTATTATGTCCTCTCTTCGTAATGCGGGGAACTTATTAGGAATTGAACCTTTCTGGTTGCAGATTGCAATCGGCGCCTTGCTAGTCATTGTTGTTTTCTTTGACCAACTCCAGAAAAATCGAGGCTAA
- the rbsK gene encoding ribokinase, which produces MSKVAVLGSFVVDLTSFVQRLPEPGETLLGSQFLMGPGGKGGNQAVAAKRLGTDVQMIGRVGDDFFGKMAVKNFENEGIGIKHLVIDDSYPTGTAQILVGDDSENSIVVVSGANKALDEQQVEQAQSVINEADLFLTQFELDLPAVKYGIKLAANKHKTVVVNPAPAQSLEEGMYKYISILTPNETELRTLTNMPVGHLDEVEQAAKWLCKKGVQYVVVTLGKKGALLVSEEKTEHFQANLVDAIDTTGAGDAFNGGLVTALAEGKSIEAAIEFANVVASLSVQKYGTAPSMPYRSDLNI; this is translated from the coding sequence TTGAGTAAAGTAGCGGTATTAGGCAGCTTTGTCGTTGATTTAACAAGTTTTGTGCAACGGCTACCTGAACCAGGTGAAACATTACTAGGCAGTCAATTTTTGATGGGACCTGGTGGGAAAGGTGGAAATCAGGCTGTTGCAGCAAAGCGACTAGGTACAGATGTGCAAATGATCGGCAGAGTTGGTGATGACTTCTTCGGAAAGATGGCCGTCAAGAACTTCGAAAATGAAGGAATCGGTATTAAGCACCTTGTAATTGACGACTCTTATCCAACAGGGACTGCTCAAATCTTAGTTGGAGACGATAGTGAAAATTCAATTGTTGTTGTTTCAGGTGCAAATAAAGCGTTAGATGAACAACAAGTTGAACAAGCGCAATCAGTTATCAATGAGGCCGACCTTTTTCTAACACAATTTGAGCTTGACCTACCTGCAGTGAAATACGGGATTAAATTAGCTGCCAATAAACATAAAACGGTTGTCGTTAACCCTGCACCTGCTCAGTCGTTAGAAGAAGGAATGTACAAGTATATTTCAATTCTTACACCAAATGAAACAGAATTAAGAACGTTAACAAATATGCCTGTTGGTCACCTTGACGAAGTTGAGCAGGCTGCAAAGTGGTTGTGCAAAAAAGGCGTTCAATATGTAGTTGTAACACTTGGCAAAAAAGGTGCCTTACTTGTTAGTGAAGAAAAAACTGAGCACTTTCAAGCAAATCTAGTAGACGCAATTGATACAACAGGAGCTGGGGATGCTTTTAACGGTGGTTTGGTGACAGCCTTAGCTGAAGGAAAAAGCATCGAGGCTGCTATAGAATTTGCTAATGTAGTAGCCTCCTTGTCTGTTCAAAAGTATGGAACAGCACCTAGTATGCCGTATCGTTCAGACTTGAATATATGA
- a CDS encoding aldo/keto reductase, which produces MEIKALQDTTTLHNGVTMPWLGLGVFKVEDGQEVVNNVKWAIEAGYRSIDTAAVYGNEEGVGVGIKQSGVNRSELFVTSKVWNDDQGYEATIQAFHESLKLMNLDYLDLYLIHWPVEKKYKETWKALEKLYNDGYVRAIGVSNFHVHHLEDLMQTAVIKPMVNQVEFHPKLSQPELRTFTKEHNIQLEAWSPLMQGELLTHPVIEEVAQKHEKSPAQVLIRWDLEHGVVTIPKSSKKERIYSNANIFDFQLDEEDMEKINQLNENKRVGPDPDNFDF; this is translated from the coding sequence ATGGAAATAAAAGCATTGCAAGACACGACAACTCTTCATAACGGAGTAACAATGCCTTGGCTTGGTCTAGGCGTGTTCAAAGTTGAGGACGGACAAGAAGTCGTTAACAACGTGAAATGGGCGATCGAAGCAGGCTATCGAAGTATTGATACAGCTGCCGTGTATGGAAATGAGGAAGGTGTTGGGGTAGGAATAAAGCAATCTGGAGTGAATCGAAGTGAGTTGTTTGTTACTTCAAAAGTATGGAATGATGACCAAGGATATGAAGCAACAATCCAGGCATTTCATGAAAGCTTGAAGCTAATGAATCTAGATTACTTGGACCTCTATTTAATTCATTGGCCTGTGGAAAAGAAATACAAAGAAACATGGAAAGCACTCGAGAAGCTCTACAATGACGGTTATGTGCGTGCAATCGGTGTTAGTAACTTTCATGTTCATCATTTAGAAGACTTGATGCAAACAGCTGTCATAAAGCCGATGGTTAACCAAGTAGAATTTCATCCAAAGCTTTCTCAGCCTGAACTGCGTACCTTTACAAAAGAACACAATATTCAGCTGGAAGCATGGAGCCCTCTTATGCAAGGTGAGTTATTAACACACCCGGTGATTGAAGAAGTTGCTCAGAAGCACGAAAAGTCACCTGCCCAAGTGTTAATTCGCTGGGATTTAGAGCATGGGGTTGTGACGATTCCTAAATCGTCGAAAAAAGAACGCATATATAGCAATGCTAATATCTTTGATTTTCAACTTGATGAAGAAGACATGGAGAAGATTAATCAATTAAATGAAAACAAACGTGTCGGTCCAGATCCTGACAACTTTGACTTTTAA